The Papaver somniferum cultivar HN1 chromosome 3, ASM357369v1, whole genome shotgun sequence genome includes a region encoding these proteins:
- the LOC113360925 gene encoding F-box protein At5g07610-like → MASILTINNDILESILMLLPYRDLVNMSLVCRDVLSVIKNPCFVSYYRREHNFPILGILWNKDDFFRSNTMYNYLPLYWTISSSAPFQRLDFANGPSGLFIVASCNGLFLCRTCDNCYFLPSYYVYNPFTSRYKVLPSSPSEKKRSSTLRSVSLAFEPANSPYYKVVFVWYNKTSSRRFSVEIFYSENSSWVCCGDGCIFPFHYMKSGVFWKGILNWIGDGGSLLCFDMDKQVTREIGRNQNSLTQWRREKKVNCFGVFGGVLRFIEIYKNRNAFDIYDMQSNYSSFILKSHCELEVMDPSDPRLPNGSISVLYMDDSIGIIILGEKIFIIDFREQKCEQWCDTHQEHNHSSDSFSVFQYIESSAEVCP, encoded by the coding sequence ATGGCATCAATCTTAACAATCAACAACGACATATTGGAATCTATACTGATGCTTTTACCTTACCGGGATTTAGTAAATATGAGTTTAGTATGTAGAGATGTCTTATCTGTTATTAAAAACCCTTGCTTTGTTAGTTACTACCGCCGTGAACATAATTTTCCAATTTTAGGGATATTGTGGAATAAAGACGACTTTTTTAGAAGTAATACAATGTACAATTACTTGCCTTTGTATTGGACAATCTCAAGTTCTGCCCCTTTTCAAAGACTAGATTTTGCGAACGGACCAAGTGGTTTATTTATCGTCGCATCGTGCAATGGCCTCTTCTTGTGCAGAACCTGTGACAATTGTTATTTCCTTCCTTCGTATTACGTATACAATCCATTCACCTCTCGGTATAAAGTTTTGCCTTCATCACCATCGGAGAAGAAGAGATCCAGTACCTTACGCAGCGTTAGTCTGGCATTTGAGCCTGCAAATTCACCATATTATAAGGTCGTATTCGTTTGGTACAATAAAACATCATCTCGTAGATTTTCTGTTGAAATATTCTATTCCGAGAATTCTTCTTGGGTATGTTGCGGAGATGGTTGTATCTTCCCCTTTCACTATATGAAGTCTGGTGTTTTTTGGAAAGGAATATTGAATTGGATAGGTGATGGAGGAAGTCTTCTTTGTTTCGATATGGATAAACAAGTCACAAGGGAAATTGGAAGGAACCAAAACAGCTTGACCCAGTGGCGTAGAGAGAAGAAGGTCAATTGTTTTGGGGTTTTTGGGGGTGTTTTGAGATTCATTGAGATCTACAAGAATCGAAACGCATTTGACATTTATGATATGCAGAGTAATTACTCGAGTTTCATTCTGAAAAGTCATTGTGAGCTGGAGGTGATGGATCCGTCTGACCCAAGGCTTCCTAATGGAAGTATCAGTGTCCTGTATATGGACGATTCTATTGGAATAATTATCTTAGGAGAAAAGATCTTCATAATTGATTTCAGGGAACAAAAGTGTGAGCAGTGGTGCGACACCCACCAAGAGCACAACCATAGTTCGGATTCCTTCAGTGTCTTTCAATATATTGAATCGTCCGCGGAAGTATGTCCATGA